The segment GGTTCCAGCCCGCATAGCCCACGTCTGTTCTCTGACCGGGATATAGAGCGCGTTTTGCACATTCGACGGCTGATGCAAGACCTTGGCGTCAATCTGGCCGGTGTGGAAGCGATCCTGCATATGCGTGACCGTATGGAGCAGATGCAGGCCGAGATGGACTTCGAGCTAGGGCGCATGCGCCAGGAGTACGAGAGCGAGACCCGCCGCCTCAAGCAAATTATCGAGCGCCTGCAACGGTAGCCAGCACATGCGTCAAGAACTGGCCGGTGAAAGATTGGCCCATCTGCGCCACATCTTCTGGCGCCCCCTCGGCGATCACCAGACCGCCGCCGTTGCCCCCCTCCGGCCCCAGGTCTATAATCCAGTCGGCGTTCTTGATGACATCCAGGTTATGCTCGATGACCACGACTGAATTGCCGAGATCAACCAGCCGCTGCAAGACATCCAGCAGCCGCGAGACATCAGCAAAGTGCAGGCCGGTGGTTGGTTCATCTAGAATGTAGAGCGTGCGGCCCGTCGCGCGCCGCGACAGTTCCGTTGCCAGCTTGATACGCTGCGCCTCGCCACCAGAGAGCGTGGTGGCGGGCTGGCCTAGATGGATGTAGCCCAGGCCCACGTCGTTCAGAGTTGCCATCTTGTTATAGATCGAGGGGATATGCTCGAAGAAGCGCAGCGCCTCTTCGACAGTCATATCCAGCACTTCCGAGATGGTCTTGCCCTTGTAGTGAATCTCCAGCGTCTCGCGGTTATAGCGCCGCCCCTTGCAGACCTCGCAGGCCACGTATACATCAGGCAGAAACTGCATTTCAATCTGGATGATGCCGCCGCCCTGGCACGCCTCACAGCGCCCGCCCTTGATGTTAAAGGAAAAACGGCCCGCCTGATACCCACGCGCGCGCGCCTCCGGTACCTGGGCGAAGATGTCACGAATCGAGGTGAACGCGCCGGTATAGGTTGCCGGATTGGAGCGCGGTGTCCGGCCAATCGGCGACTGATCAATGTTAATCACCTTATCAAGCTGTTCAATGCCTTCGATGTCGTCATGCGCTCCTGGCTTGTCGTGGGCGCGATAGATATGCTGGGCCAGACGCTTGTACAAAATCTCGTTAATCAACGAGCTTTTGCCCGAGCCAGAGACGCCGGTAATCGCCACAAACTTGCCCAGCGGAACCGTCACATCAATGCGCCGCAGATTATTCTCGCGCGCGCCACGAATCACCAGGTCTTTGCCGTTGCCCTCGCGCCGCTGGCGGGGGGTTTCGATTTGCTTCTGGCCGGAAAGATACTGGCCGGTAATCGAATCAGGGGCCGCCATAATCGTCTTGATGGGTCCAGCCGCGACCACATGCCCGCCATGCTCGCCCGCGCCAGGGCCAATGTCAATAATATAATCGGCTGAGCGCATCATCTCTTCATCATGCTCGACCACCAGCAGCGTATTGCCCAGGTCACGTAAACGCATGAGTGTGCGAATCAGCCGGGCATTGTCGCGCTGGTGCAGGCCGATGCTCGGCTCATCGAGAATATAGAGGACGCCCATCAGGCTTGACCCGATCTGCGTCGCCAGGCGAATACGCTGCGCCTCGCCGCCAGAAAGGGTCGTAGCCGAACGCCAGAGCGTCAGGTAATCCAGGCCCACATCCACCAGGAAGCCGAGCCGTGCCTTGATCTCTTTCAGGATTTGCCGCCCGATGATGCGCTCGCGCTCGGATAACGGCGTTGGATGGGCTGGCAGCCCTTTGCCGTTCCCGTTCGCGCCGTTCTGCCCTGGCTCGCTTTCCTGGCCCAGCGGGGCCGCGCCATCGGCGGCCCC is part of the Ktedonobacterales bacterium genome and harbors:
- a CDS encoding MerR family transcriptional regulator, which translates into the protein MEEKAGEGAWYIISVAAQKANVHEQTLRHYERLGLITPARKGSSPHSPRLFSDRDIERVLHIRRLMQDLGVNLAGVEAILHMRDRMEQMQAEMDFELGRMRQEYESETRRLKQIIERLQR